From a region of the Bacteroidales bacterium genome:
- a CDS encoding DUF3853 family protein, translating to MNITNDTRIIDLTVGELMQLLGKDYTPVTERNFVPTPEKRYVYGIKGIADLFDCSKTTANRIKKSKVIDEAIHQSGRKIVVNADLALELMRKHKEEEENF from the coding sequence ATGAACATCACAAACGACACACGGATAATTGACTTGACAGTTGGGGAATTGATGCAATTACTTGGAAAAGATTACACCCCTGTTACTGAAAGAAACTTTGTTCCAACTCCTGAGAAACGATATGTTTATGGTATTAAAGGAATTGCTGATTTATTTGATTGCAGTAAAACAACAGCGAATAGGATTAAAAAAAGCAAAGTCATTGATGAGGCAATTCATCAATCCGGCAGAAAGATTGTCGTTAATGCTGATCTTGCTTTGGAATTAATGAGAAAACATAAAGAAGAAGAAGAAAACTTTTAA
- a CDS encoding helix-turn-helix transcriptional regulator produces MNTDAILTKRQEQIAGLIATGHAQKEVADILGISIRTVENIMRETYKKVEVHKASELTGFYLCNFLGLDYNEIRKKIIETIVMTVVVMLSIIPNYNIRRNNIRNARTSGRYCHYSRGRRTETAYNL; encoded by the coding sequence ATGAATACTGATGCTATATTAACAAAGAGGCAAGAACAGATTGCGGGACTAATAGCAACAGGACACGCGCAAAAAGAAGTTGCCGATATATTAGGTATTTCTATACGCACGGTAGAAAATATCATGCGTGAAACCTATAAAAAAGTAGAAGTACATAAAGCCTCTGAATTAACAGGCTTTTACCTGTGTAATTTCTTAGGATTAGATTATAATGAAATCCGCAAGAAAATCATCGAAACGATAGTTATGACGGTTGTCGTGATGTTGTCAATTATACCTAATTATAATATTAGGAGAAACAACATCAGAAATGCTCGTACATCAGGCAGATATTGCCATTATTCACGAGGCAGAAGAACTGAAACGGCTTATAACCTTTAA
- a CDS encoding helix-turn-helix domain-containing protein, with product MANKIKNHYLNKLISHLKMNSKEFSESLGYKRPDRIYHILNGRNGVSSEVANDICRIYDNVDYNWLMTGIGDMLKKESADSKLLNDNIEEFVVSKKELWEMLKNMEKTLSSQQEENLILVKLMQDKILTPALRREVGVANEEKDDVNFANAK from the coding sequence ATGGCTAATAAAATAAAAAATCATTACTTAAATAAACTTATAAGTCATTTAAAGATGAATTCAAAGGAATTTTCAGAAAGTTTAGGTTATAAAAGACCTGACAGAATATATCATATTTTAAATGGCAGAAATGGGGTTAGTTCTGAAGTTGCAAATGATATTTGTAGAATTTATGATAATGTTGACTATAATTGGTTAATGACAGGAATTGGCGACATGCTAAAAAAAGAGAGTGCTGATAGTAAATTATTAAATGATAATATAGAAGAATTTGTTGTTTCTAAAAAAGAATTATGGGAAATGCTTAAAAATATGGAGAAAACCTTATCTTCGCAGCAAGAAGAAAATTTAATATTAGTAAAATTAATGCAAGACAAGATACTTACACCAGCATTAAGGCGGGAGGTGGGTGTTGCAAACGAAGAGAAGGACGATGTGAACTTTGCAAATGCAAAATAG
- a CDS encoding site-specific integrase, giving the protein MYIKKSIRFDVEKRKNNGIFISENRPIKMRISYHGFPRLDIPIGVRIDIQAWDPKTQRVFPGYTNKEGRNSEWINNHINTYNNYAIDAFNRFELVEKKVPKPKEIKDIIIKAAIKDGNRIEKKKQDTQESDFFSLFDEFMQKVSIMRSWSEGTWKKYKGLKERLKRFDPKLSLETITDNDLIKFMKSMFNEELVNSTIEKRIRDTKGFLRWASKNGYYNGNLHNTFSPQLKGTSLINEPTFLTWDELIYLYNLKIPETKNYLNRTRDVFCFCCFTSLRYSDVSKLTKEDIKDNYLIIVTQKTTEGIKIDLNKYSRQILAKYKDDDSLGKKALPIITNQNMNDYLKELGKIAGFNELIKKVYFINNERFEDVLPKHEIMSSHMGRRTFIVNSLTMGIPAEVVMKWTGHEDYEAMKPYIKIVDELKKKEMSKFNKKKINPNFTPKKNDIK; this is encoded by the coding sequence ATGTATATCAAAAAAAGCATAAGATTTGATGTAGAAAAGCGAAAAAATAATGGTATATTTATATCTGAAAACAGACCTATTAAAATGCGCATTTCTTATCATGGTTTTCCTCGGCTTGATATTCCAATTGGTGTGCGGATAGATATTCAGGCGTGGGATCCGAAAACCCAAAGGGTATTTCCCGGATATACAAACAAAGAGGGTAGGAACTCCGAATGGATAAACAATCACATTAATACCTATAATAATTATGCAATAGATGCTTTTAACAGGTTTGAGCTTGTAGAGAAAAAAGTACCGAAACCAAAAGAAATAAAAGATATAATTATTAAGGCTGCGATAAAAGACGGCAATAGAATAGAAAAGAAAAAGCAAGACACACAAGAGAGTGACTTTTTTAGTCTATTCGATGAGTTTATGCAAAAAGTTAGCATAATGCGTTCTTGGAGCGAAGGAACATGGAAGAAATACAAAGGACTTAAAGAGAGATTAAAGAGATTCGATCCCAAATTAAGCTTAGAGACAATAACGGATAATGATTTAATCAAGTTTATGAAATCCATGTTTAATGAGGAATTGGTTAATAGTACTATTGAAAAGAGAATAAGAGACACAAAAGGATTTCTTCGTTGGGCGTCTAAGAATGGATATTATAATGGAAATCTACACAATACCTTCTCGCCGCAATTAAAAGGAACATCATTAATAAATGAACCTACCTTTTTAACTTGGGATGAATTAATTTATTTATATAACCTTAAAATTCCGGAAACGAAAAACTACCTTAACAGGACAAGAGATGTATTTTGTTTTTGCTGTTTTACTTCATTGCGCTATTCTGACGTATCAAAGCTGACAAAAGAAGATATTAAAGACAATTACTTGATTATTGTCACTCAAAAAACAACCGAAGGAATTAAAATAGATCTAAACAAATATAGCCGGCAAATACTTGCTAAGTATAAAGATGATGATTCTTTAGGGAAAAAAGCTCTTCCGATTATTACCAACCAGAACATGAATGATTACTTAAAGGAGCTTGGGAAGATTGCAGGCTTTAATGAATTAATAAAGAAGGTATATTTTATAAACAACGAACGTTTTGAAGACGTATTACCAAAACATGAAATTATGTCTTCACACATGGGAAGGCGTACATTTATCGTTAATTCATTAACAATGGGTATTCCGGCAGAAGTGGTTATGAAATGGACGGGGCATGAAGATTATGAAGCGATGAAACCCTATATAAAAATAGTTGATGAACTAAAGAAAAAGGAAATGTCTAAATTTAATAAGAAAAAAATCAATCCTAATTTTACACCCAAAAAAAATGATATTAAATGA
- the gcvP gene encoding aminomethyl-transferring glycine dehydrogenase, with product MITNNFINRHLGPDKEQISKMLEKIGVSSIDELINLTIPEKIRFKEDLDLPEGMNEYEYVSYLKGLASKNKIFKSFIGLGYYNTILPGVIQRNVLENPGWYTAYTPYQAEISQGRLEALLIFQTLVSDLTGMPISNCSLLDEGTAAAEAMIMSFNARHREKMKRGDNKFFISKNLFPQSIAVISTRAEYLGIDVTIGDEKDFDFADDYFGAILQYPNAFGKVEDFAWFTEKAHEKNIIVTIAADLMSLTLLTPPGDWDADIVVGSAQRFGTPMGYGGAHAAFLAAKDDYKRKMPGRIIGISKDRLGNKAYRMALQTREQHIKRHEATSNICTSQALMAMMSGFYAVYHGPDGLKQIARHINILAIVLSDKLKELGITQMNEQFFDTIHLSLPQGISANAIGKKALTKEMNFRIISDNEISISVDETSTLNDINTIIGIFAESTGKEFKPFICDKNVCGKLSSIKGSLNRQSKYLTSEVFNKYHSETAMMRFLKYLENKDLSLNRAMIPLGSCTMKLNAASWMFYLSWPEFANIHPFVPENQALGYKELIDKYSDILEKVTGFAGISFQANSGAAGEYAGLMTIRAYQKDKGEGYRNVCLIPASAHGTNPASAAMAGLKIVVTKTDENGNVDINDLRAKAEEYRDNLSCTMITYPSTHGVFEEEILDIIKIIHDAGGQVYMDGANMNAQVGYTSPGHIGADVCHLNLHKTFGSPHGGGGPGVGPIGVAKHLVPYLPSNPVINIGTNKSLGAISSAPFGSAFIIPISFGYCMMLGGEGMKNATATAILNANYLRKSIENHYKILYVGSKGMCAHEMIIDCNEFKKSAQLEVIDIAKRLMDYGFHAPTVAFPVHGTLMVEPTESEPISELNRFIDAMVSIRKEIKEIEDGKSATDNNCVKNAPHTCEIATSEEWNLPYTRAKACFPLGYTDGKYWPAVTKIDDAHGDRNLITVCE from the coding sequence ATGATTACAAATAATTTTATCAATCGTCATTTGGGTCCCGATAAAGAACAAATAAGCAAAATGTTAGAAAAAATCGGAGTCTCTTCAATAGATGAATTAATTAATCTAACAATTCCCGAAAAAATCAGATTTAAAGAAGATCTCGACCTTCCTGAAGGAATGAATGAGTATGAATATGTTTCGTACCTGAAAGGTTTGGCTTCTAAAAATAAAATTTTTAAATCGTTTATCGGTTTGGGTTATTATAATACCATTTTACCGGGTGTTATTCAAAGAAATGTTCTTGAAAATCCGGGTTGGTACACTGCATACACTCCATATCAAGCCGAGATTTCTCAAGGCAGACTTGAGGCACTTCTTATTTTTCAAACTTTAGTTTCGGATTTAACTGGAATGCCGATTTCCAATTGTTCGCTACTCGACGAAGGAACTGCCGCCGCTGAAGCTATGATAATGAGTTTTAATGCAAGACACAGAGAAAAGATGAAACGTGGTGATAACAAATTCTTTATCTCTAAAAATTTATTTCCACAATCTATTGCGGTTATTTCTACAAGAGCAGAGTATCTGGGAATTGATGTTACAATTGGCGATGAAAAAGATTTTGATTTTGCAGATGATTATTTCGGAGCAATACTACAATACCCAAATGCTTTCGGTAAAGTAGAAGATTTTGCCTGGTTTACAGAAAAAGCTCATGAAAAAAATATTATTGTAACTATTGCAGCAGATTTAATGAGTCTTACTCTATTAACTCCTCCTGGCGATTGGGACGCAGATATTGTAGTCGGTTCTGCTCAACGTTTCGGAACTCCAATGGGTTACGGCGGTGCTCATGCCGCTTTCTTAGCTGCAAAAGACGATTATAAACGCAAAATGCCGGGAAGAATCATTGGTATTTCTAAAGATAGATTGGGTAACAAAGCTTACAGAATGGCTTTACAGACACGCGAACAACATATCAAACGCCACGAAGCAACATCAAATATATGTACATCACAAGCACTTATGGCAATGATGTCGGGATTTTATGCAGTTTATCACGGCCCTGATGGTTTAAAACAAATTGCTCGACATATCAATATCCTTGCAATTGTACTTTCAGACAAATTGAAAGAATTGGGCATAACACAAATGAATGAACAATTTTTCGATACAATTCATTTATCGTTACCACAAGGAATTTCTGCAAATGCCATCGGTAAAAAAGCTTTAACAAAAGAGATGAACTTCAGAATTATTTCTGATAATGAAATCTCTATAAGTGTTGATGAAACTTCTACTTTAAATGATATTAACACAATAATTGGAATTTTTGCTGAATCCACTGGAAAAGAGTTCAAACCTTTTATCTGTGACAAAAACGTTTGTGGAAAATTAAGTTCGATCAAAGGAAGTTTAAATCGACAAAGCAAATATTTAACATCAGAAGTTTTCAATAAATACCATTCGGAAACAGCAATGATGAGATTTTTAAAATATCTTGAAAACAAAGATCTTTCATTGAACAGAGCAATGATTCCACTGGGTTCATGTACGATGAAACTGAATGCGGCAAGTTGGATGTTTTATCTAAGTTGGCCTGAATTTGCAAACATTCATCCTTTTGTTCCTGAAAATCAAGCTTTAGGATACAAAGAATTGATTGATAAATATTCTGACATTTTGGAAAAAGTTACAGGATTTGCAGGAATTTCTTTCCAAGCAAATTCCGGAGCCGCAGGTGAATATGCGGGATTAATGACTATAAGGGCTTATCAAAAAGATAAAGGAGAAGGATACCGTAATGTTTGTTTGATTCCTGCAAGTGCACACGGGACAAACCCCGCAAGTGCCGCTATGGCCGGATTAAAAATTGTTGTTACTAAAACTGATGAAAACGGAAATGTTGACATTAATGATCTGAGGGCAAAAGCTGAAGAATATAGAGATAACCTTTCTTGTACAATGATTACTTATCCTTCAACTCATGGAGTTTTTGAAGAAGAGATTTTAGATATCATTAAGATTATTCATGATGCAGGCGGACAGGTTTACATGGACGGTGCAAATATGAATGCACAGGTTGGTTATACTTCACCCGGACATATAGGTGCTGATGTTTGTCACTTAAATTTACATAAAACTTTCGGTAGTCCTCATGGTGGCGGTGGCCCCGGAGTTGGTCCTATAGGAGTTGCCAAACATCTTGTTCCTTATTTGCCGTCTAATCCTGTTATTAATATTGGTACGAATAAATCGCTAGGGGCTATTTCTTCAGCACCATTCGGAAGTGCCTTTATTATTCCTATTTCCTTCGGATATTGTATGATGCTTGGTGGTGAAGGAATGAAAAACGCTACAGCAACAGCAATTCTAAATGCAAACTATTTACGTAAATCTATTGAAAATCATTATAAAATACTGTATGTTGGGTCTAAAGGAATGTGTGCCCATGAAATGATCATAGATTGCAATGAATTTAAGAAAAGTGCTCAATTAGAAGTTATTGATATAGCGAAACGTTTGATGGATTATGGTTTCCACGCGCCAACAGTTGCTTTTCCTGTTCATGGAACATTAATGGTTGAACCAACCGAAAGTGAACCGATAAGCGAACTTAATCGTTTTATTGATGCAATGGTAAGTATTCGCAAAGAAATAAAGGAAATTGAAGACGGTAAATCTGCAACAGATAACAACTGCGTTAAAAATGCTCCCCACACTTGCGAGATTGCAACCTCGGAAGAATGGAATTTACCTTATACAAGAGCAAAAGCTTGTTTTCCGCTTGGTTACACCGACGGCAAATATTGGCCTGCTGTTACCAAAATAGATGACGCTCATGGTGATAGAAATCTGATCACCGTTTGTGAATGA
- a CDS encoding tetratricopeptide repeat protein: MKDTVKVKYIEELIADEKLEAAIEYLTKELEVEMTADFLIRRGDLYKKLHAFGKALGDYRNALKIDPDNQVADTKVKMIENILSIENTFYYENAYTDEMLFPET; the protein is encoded by the coding sequence ATGAAAGATACCGTTAAAGTAAAATATATAGAAGAACTTATTGCCGATGAGAAACTTGAAGCGGCAATTGAGTATTTGACAAAGGAATTGGAAGTAGAAATGACCGCAGATTTTTTAATTCGACGTGGTGATTTGTACAAAAAACTTCATGCATTCGGGAAAGCCCTTGGTGATTATAGAAATGCTTTAAAAATTGATCCTGACAATCAAGTTGCCGATACAAAAGTTAAGATGATAGAAAATATTTTATCGATAGAAAATACTTTTTATTATGAGAATGCATATACTGATGAAATGCTTTTTCCAGAAACGTAA
- a CDS encoding T9SS type A sorting domain-containing protein, giving the protein MKITNVILYLLFILLSITGICQNLPNGWEGFSNTNSCHCIIIPKNVFPVINNVIIDSADYIGVFFSDEGTLKCGGASQYNPNKNISIFAYSNDPFVQGKNGFYSGDSIYWKIYSNKDEIEFDLSFIKYNEGEIYNSLGVFTNLGVSVIDCISAGSFTANAYSSNPDVCENNNSTVLNCNPNGGSGNYSFTWKSIPEGITSNKQLFECVINDDTFFEVTVTDNISSLKTSAKGYTAISYISPPEIIINNDTNICIFNYYIELYPKTCNYTSLQWRTNGDGYFDDYTNAITKYYFGSFDFMLGYVNLILELQTFYPCYYSTSETMKINLNEDKEISAGEDIKIFKGEETMLKGIISCFTENYEINWQPDSLLYDNNIINPLTLPLFSDVNFVLNVTDFTTNIVYEDIISVNIIDENSIHLNSENIYIYPNPFSEILKIETKENIEIKIYNIYGKLVLIDELREGVSVINTSGLNRGIYFFEMIKDDKRKVIKIVKS; this is encoded by the coding sequence ATGAAAATCACTAATGTAATATTATATCTCCTTTTTATTCTATTATCTATTACTGGTATTTGTCAAAATTTGCCTAATGGTTGGGAAGGTTTTTCAAATACAAACTCGTGTCATTGTATAATAATTCCAAAAAATGTTTTTCCTGTTATAAATAATGTAATCATTGACAGCGCCGATTATATAGGAGTATTTTTCAGTGACGAGGGAACACTAAAATGCGGCGGTGCAAGTCAATATAATCCTAACAAAAATATTTCCATTTTTGCATACAGTAACGACCCATTTGTTCAAGGCAAGAACGGATTTTATTCCGGCGATTCTATATATTGGAAAATTTATTCCAATAAGGATGAAATTGAATTCGATTTAAGTTTCATTAAATATAATGAAGGTGAAATTTATAATTCTTTAGGAGTTTTTACTAATTTGGGAGTTTCTGTTATTGACTGTATAAGTGCCGGAAGTTTTACGGCAAATGCTTACTCTTCTAATCCGGATGTTTGTGAAAACAATAATTCTACAGTATTAAACTGCAATCCTAACGGCGGCTCAGGTAATTATTCCTTCACTTGGAAAAGCATACCCGAAGGAATAACATCAAATAAACAATTATTTGAGTGTGTAATAAACGATGACACTTTCTTTGAAGTAACAGTAACGGATAACATATCGTCATTGAAAACTTCTGCTAAAGGCTATACGGCAATCTCGTACATTTCTCCTCCAGAAATTATTATTAATAACGACACAAATATCTGTATATTTAACTATTATATAGAACTCTATCCTAAAACGTGTAATTACACTTCGCTTCAATGGCGTACAAATGGTGACGGATATTTCGATGATTATACAAATGCCATAACCAAATATTATTTCGGAAGTTTCGATTTTATGTTAGGATATGTAAACTTAATACTTGAATTACAAACGTTTTATCCTTGTTATTATTCAACTTCCGAAACAATGAAAATCAATTTGAATGAAGATAAAGAGATTTCAGCCGGCGAAGATATTAAAATATTTAAGGGAGAAGAAACGATGCTAAAGGGCATTATTTCATGTTTTACCGAAAATTACGAAATAAACTGGCAACCGGATTCACTACTATACGACAATAATATTATTAATCCGTTGACCTTACCTCTATTTTCTGATGTTAATTTCGTTTTAAATGTAACTGATTTTACAACAAATATTGTCTATGAAGATATCATTTCAGTAAATATTATTGATGAGAATTCAATTCATTTAAATTCAGAAAACATATACATTTATCCGAATCCATTTTCAGAAATATTAAAAATAGAAACAAAAGAAAATATTGAAATAAAGATTTACAATATTTATGGAAAATTAGTTTTAATAGATGAATTGAGAGAAGGAGTTTCTGTTATTAATACAAGTGGTTTGAATCGTGGTATTTATTTTTTTGAAATGATAAAAGACGATAAACGAAAAGTAATTAAAATAGTAAAGAGTTAA
- a CDS encoding urocanate hydratase codes for MDKNNFKEIILQGIPDELPPVKGYDSTVNHAPKRKNILSKEEKKLAVRNSLRYFPKKHHNVLANEFAEELETYGRIYMYRFRPDYKITARSIDEFPYKSRQAAAIMLMISNNLDNAVAQHPHELITYGGNGAVFQNWAQYLLTMKFLAEMNDEQTLVMYSGHPMGLFPSHKDAPRVVVTNGMVIPNYSSKDDYERFNALGVSQYGQMTAGSYMYIGPQGIVHGTTITVLNAARLHSNGDIAGKVFVTSGLGGMSGAQPKAAVIAGAIGVVAEVNPKATKVRYEQGWVDEVYTDLDGLMRRIQKARDSKEAVSLAYQGNIVDLWEKIDEVDLQVELGSDQTSLHNPWAGGYYPVELTFDEANKMMAEEPERFKEFVQRSLRRHVDVINRLSAKGMYFWDYGNAFLLEAGRAGADVFKPNGTFKYPSYVQDIMGPLFFDFGFGPFRWVCTSSDPKDLEISDKIAADVLEEMMKNSPEEIKMQMYDNIHWIKEAGKNNLVVGSQARILYADCEGRTKIAKAFNDAIRNGIISAPIVLGRDHHDVSGTDSPYRETSNIYDGSQFTADMAIHNVIGDSFRGATWVSIHNGGGVGWGEVINGGFGMVIDGSTEAERRLKMMLNWDVNNGISRRNWARNDNAIFAIKRAMEINPELKINIPNLVDDNLINDLFE; via the coding sequence ATGGATAAAAATAATTTTAAAGAGATTATACTTCAGGGAATTCCTGATGAGTTACCACCGGTTAAAGGATATGATTCAACGGTTAATCATGCACCTAAAAGAAAGAATATTCTTTCAAAAGAAGAAAAAAAATTGGCTGTACGTAATTCACTGAGATATTTTCCAAAAAAACATCATAATGTCTTGGCAAATGAATTTGCTGAAGAACTCGAAACTTACGGAAGAATCTATATGTATAGATTTCGTCCCGATTATAAAATTACAGCAAGAAGCATTGATGAGTTTCCTTATAAGTCGCGACAAGCTGCGGCAATTATGCTAATGATTAGCAATAATCTTGATAATGCGGTTGCCCAACATCCGCACGAACTCATTACTTATGGCGGGAATGGAGCCGTTTTTCAGAATTGGGCTCAATATCTGCTTACAATGAAATTTCTTGCCGAAATGAATGATGAACAAACTCTTGTTATGTATTCCGGACATCCTATGGGATTATTTCCTTCGCATAAAGATGCTCCAAGAGTTGTTGTAACGAATGGAATGGTTATTCCGAATTATTCATCTAAAGATGATTATGAGCGTTTTAATGCTTTAGGCGTTTCGCAATACGGTCAAATGACTGCCGGTTCATATATGTATATTGGGCCGCAGGGTATTGTGCACGGGACAACAATCACGGTTCTCAATGCTGCTCGTTTGCATAGTAATGGTGATATTGCTGGAAAAGTTTTTGTAACTTCGGGGCTCGGAGGAATGTCGGGTGCTCAACCTAAAGCTGCTGTTATTGCAGGAGCAATAGGAGTTGTAGCTGAGGTTAATCCGAAAGCAACAAAAGTACGTTACGAACAAGGTTGGGTTGATGAAGTATATACTGATTTGGATGGACTTATGAGGCGTATTCAAAAAGCTCGAGATTCAAAAGAAGCAGTTTCATTAGCTTATCAAGGTAATATTGTGGATTTATGGGAAAAGATTGATGAAGTTGATTTGCAGGTTGAACTTGGAAGTGATCAGACATCTTTGCATAATCCTTGGGCAGGAGGATATTATCCTGTTGAACTTACTTTTGACGAAGCAAATAAAATGATGGCGGAAGAGCCGGAAAGATTCAAAGAATTTGTGCAGCGTTCTTTACGCAGGCATGTTGATGTAATAAATAGACTATCTGCTAAAGGAATGTATTTCTGGGATTATGGTAATGCTTTTCTCCTTGAAGCTGGAAGAGCCGGAGCGGATGTCTTTAAACCCAATGGCACTTTTAAGTACCCGTCATATGTACAGGATATTATGGGACCGCTTTTCTTCGATTTCGGTTTTGGTCCTTTTCGTTGGGTTTGTACTTCTTCCGATCCTAAGGATTTAGAAATAAGCGATAAGATTGCCGCAGATGTTTTGGAGGAAATGATGAAAAATTCTCCGGAAGAAATCAAAATGCAAATGTATGATAATATACATTGGATAAAAGAAGCCGGTAAGAATAATTTGGTAGTTGGTTCGCAAGCAAGAATTTTATATGCCGACTGCGAAGGACGTACTAAAATAGCCAAAGCATTTAACGATGCAATTCGCAATGGAATTATCTCTGCTCCAATCGTTTTGGGTAGAGACCATCATGATGTTTCCGGTACGGATTCACCTTACAGGGAAACTTCAAATATTTATGACGGCTCACAATTTACTGCCGATATGGCAATCCATAATGTCATTGGCGACAGTTTTAGAGGAGCTACTTGGGTTTCTATTCATAATGGCGGTGGAGTAGGCTGGGGCGAAGTTATTAATGGCGGTTTTGGCATGGTAATTGATGGAAGCACAGAAGCGGAACGTCGCTTAAAGATGATGTTGAACTGGGATGTTAATAATGGAATTTCCCGTAGAAATTGGGCAAGAAATGATAATGCAATTTTTGCCATTAAACGCGCAATGGAAATAAATCCCGAATTGAAAATTAATATTCCTAATTTAGTTGATGACAATTTAATAAATGATTTGTTTGAATAA
- a CDS encoding T9SS type A sorting domain-containing protein, translating to MKKIFLLLGFVCAFNVLSAQHFTIKHEDGTDYTNAQIDIYRNPAIDFLSEHFNLVNETMSNLKLGLRKTIISADNYMEASFCVAINCYAASVMELPEGDRPDIVSGESTLFFADFNSVDEEWNIVSGTIKVLYEFYSDEFPNDISTLTITFNNGLTGIDIFEEKYETSVYPNPVIDVANFVYRLPEGQTNATLTIMSYTGNKLREINLPKNQNKISVNLSDLPTGIYLYSINSGGKTIATNKLVVQ from the coding sequence ATGAAAAAAATATTTTTACTTTTAGGATTTGTATGTGCGTTTAATGTTCTTTCCGCACAACATTTTACAATTAAACATGAAGATGGTACAGATTATACTAATGCGCAAATAGATATATATCGAAATCCAGCCATAGATTTTCTGTCGGAACATTTTAATCTTGTAAATGAAACAATGAGTAATTTGAAATTAGGTTTAAGAAAAACAATTATTAGTGCTGATAATTATATGGAAGCTTCATTTTGTGTAGCTATTAATTGTTATGCTGCATCTGTTATGGAATTACCCGAAGGTGACAGGCCGGATATTGTTTCTGGAGAATCTACTCTATTCTTTGCTGATTTTAATTCGGTTGATGAAGAATGGAATATTGTATCTGGTACAATAAAGGTTCTATATGAATTTTATTCGGATGAATTTCCTAATGATATTTCAACTTTAACAATTACGTTCAATAACGGACTTACGGGTATTGACATTTTCGAAGAAAAATATGAAACGAGTGTTTATCCTAATCCTGTGATAGATGTAGCTAATTTTGTTTATAGATTACCTGAAGGACAAACGAATGCTACCTTAACAATTATGTCGTATACGGGAAATAAATTAAGAGAAATAAATTTACCCAAAAATCAAAATAAAATTTCTGTAAATCTTTCTGATTTACCTACGGGTATTTATCTATATTCTATTAATAGTGGTGGTAAAACTATTGCAACAAATAAACTTGTTGTTCAATAG